The following proteins come from a genomic window of Actinopolyspora saharensis:
- a CDS encoding TetR/AcrR family transcriptional regulator, giving the protein MAPGSSIGGAEDPAAQVSESEAEQEPVPQRLLTAATRLFAERGFETTSVQEIVDAAGVTKGAMYHYFGAKDDLLYEIYARILRVQTARMERAVDSAESIQQRLRAVAVDVVVTTVTHLDDTVIFFRSMHLLHPDKQAEVRAQRRHYHERVRRLIEEGQSTGAFRSDRSAELVVDFFFGAVHHLGFWYRRDGPMSGQQVGEQFADLLLDSLRPDSSG; this is encoded by the coding sequence ATGGCGCCGGGATCATCCATCGGTGGGGCGGAGGATCCCGCCGCGCAGGTTTCGGAGAGCGAGGCGGAGCAGGAACCGGTGCCGCAGCGGTTGTTGACGGCTGCCACGCGGCTGTTCGCCGAGAGGGGGTTCGAGACCACCTCCGTTCAGGAGATCGTGGACGCCGCCGGAGTGACCAAGGGGGCCATGTACCACTACTTCGGCGCCAAGGACGATCTGCTCTACGAGATCTACGCGCGGATTCTGCGGGTGCAGACCGCCCGGATGGAGCGAGCCGTCGACAGTGCGGAATCGATCCAGCAGCGCTTGCGGGCCGTGGCGGTCGACGTCGTGGTCACCACTGTCACGCACCTGGACGACACGGTGATCTTCTTCCGCTCCATGCACCTGCTGCATCCGGACAAGCAGGCCGAGGTGCGCGCGCAGCGACGGCACTACCACGAGCGCGTGCGTCGGCTGATCGAGGAGGGGCAGTCGACGGGGGCGTTCCGGAGCGATCGCTCGGCCGAGCTCGTGGTCGACTTCTTCTTCGGGGCGGTGCACCACCTCGGATTCTGGTACCGCAGGGACGGTCCGATGAGCGGTCAGCAGGTGGGTGAGCAGTTCGCGGACCTGCTGCTGGACTCGCTGCGGCCGGACTCCTCCGGGTGA
- a CDS encoding SDR family NAD(P)-dependent oxidoreductase produces the protein MVGTERENGVAGVRLDGSVAVVTGAGNGIGAAMSREFAARGALVVVNDVDASAAESVAAEIGGTAAAGDAAGDAGARELVSRALGEHERIDLFCANAGVATAGGPEASEEDWDHAWQLNVMAHVRAARAVLPHWLETGGGHFLATVSAAGLLTMLGAAPYSVTKHAALGFAEWLAVTYGDRGVTAQALCPQGVRTGMLAGSGETGQRLLAQDALEPGYVAEVVAESLGGDFLILPHPEVAERYARRAADPDRWLAGMSSLRRQVEQHG, from the coding sequence GTGGTCGGCACGGAACGGGAGAACGGTGTTGCCGGTGTGCGGCTCGACGGCTCCGTGGCGGTGGTGACCGGAGCGGGCAACGGCATAGGCGCGGCCATGAGTCGTGAGTTCGCGGCGCGGGGAGCGCTCGTGGTGGTCAACGACGTCGACGCCTCCGCCGCCGAGAGCGTGGCTGCGGAGATCGGTGGGACCGCCGCAGCGGGGGACGCCGCGGGTGATGCGGGAGCTCGGGAGCTCGTGTCCAGGGCCCTGGGCGAGCACGAGCGCATAGATCTGTTCTGCGCCAATGCCGGGGTCGCCACGGCAGGTGGTCCGGAGGCCTCCGAGGAGGACTGGGACCACGCCTGGCAGCTCAACGTGATGGCGCACGTGCGTGCGGCTCGTGCCGTGCTGCCGCACTGGCTGGAGACGGGCGGTGGGCACTTCCTGGCCACGGTGTCGGCGGCCGGCTTGCTGACCATGCTCGGGGCCGCGCCCTACTCGGTGACCAAGCACGCGGCTCTGGGGTTCGCCGAGTGGCTCGCGGTGACCTACGGCGACAGGGGGGTCACCGCGCAGGCGCTGTGCCCGCAGGGGGTGCGCACCGGGATGCTGGCGGGAAGCGGGGAGACCGGGCAGCGATTGCTGGCGCAGGACGCGCTGGAACCCGGTTACGTCGCGGAGGTGGTCGCCGAGTCCCTCGGCGGTGACTTCCTGATACTGCCCCACCCCGAGGTCGCGGAGCGCTACGCGCGGCGTGCGGCCGATCCGGACCGTTGGCTCGCCGGGATGAGCTCGCTGCGGCGGCAGGTCGAGCAGCACGGTTAG
- a CDS encoding SDR family oxidoreductase: MSKRFDGRVAIVTGSSRGIGFGIAQRLVEEGARVCLTARKSDALEEAVRELGGPEHAIAVAGKADDGEHQAETVSRTLEAFGRIDVLVNNTGINPAYGPLIELDHGVARKTFEVNVLGALAWTQLVHREWMAEHGGSVLNVSSVAGSDPAPGIGYYGATKAMLSHMTRELAVELGPGVRVNGVAPAVVKTQFATALYENNEEELAGQYPMRRLGVPSDVAGAAAYLLSDEACWVTGQILTLDGGVTLTGGM; this comes from the coding sequence ATGAGCAAGCGCTTCGACGGTCGCGTGGCGATCGTTACCGGCTCCAGCCGGGGGATCGGGTTCGGCATAGCCCAGCGCCTCGTGGAGGAGGGGGCACGGGTGTGCCTCACGGCCCGCAAGAGCGACGCCCTGGAGGAGGCCGTCCGCGAGCTCGGTGGTCCCGAGCACGCGATCGCGGTCGCGGGCAAGGCCGACGACGGTGAGCACCAGGCCGAGACGGTGTCGCGCACCCTGGAGGCCTTCGGGCGGATCGACGTGCTGGTCAACAACACCGGCATCAACCCGGCCTACGGCCCGTTGATCGAGCTCGACCACGGGGTCGCCCGCAAGACCTTCGAGGTCAACGTCCTGGGCGCGTTGGCGTGGACCCAGCTGGTCCACCGGGAGTGGATGGCCGAGCACGGTGGTTCCGTGCTCAACGTGTCCTCGGTGGCCGGTTCGGACCCCGCGCCGGGCATCGGCTACTACGGTGCGACCAAGGCGATGCTGAGTCACATGACCCGTGAGCTCGCGGTCGAGCTGGGGCCCGGCGTGCGGGTGAACGGAGTCGCACCCGCCGTGGTCAAGACGCAGTTCGCCACCGCGCTGTACGAGAACAACGAGGAGGAGCTGGCGGGGCAGTACCCGATGCGCAGGCTCGGCGTGCCCTCCGACGTGGCGGGTGCGGCCGCCTACCTGCTCTCCGACGAGGCCTGCTGGGTGACCGGCCAGATCCTGACTCTGGACGGCGGAGTGACGCTCACCGGTGGGATGTGA
- a CDS encoding AMP-binding protein, which yields MSGVYDERPWLARYAEGEPGDITPRYGDMISVLEDTCERFPESVALTYFDTEISYRELDGLADALAAHLAERGVGGGDRVALYLQNIPQFGIALLASWKIGAIVVPLNPMYRSHELTTILADAQPAAIVSSEDGWHDVLAAVLAERSVPVVLTTSELDFAGSGTAAPLRNSARRRPEETDDLVETVRAREGSEPQRARLHPDDVALLTYTSGTGGAPKGATNTHRNISFNAQAFTQRADAVGGGIVALAPLFHITGLVCQLGAVLALGGRLDLLYRFEPDTVLEVLRRRRPQYMIGPSTAYVALLDHPSASAEDFASFEQVYSGGAPLPAALVERFRSRFGLYIRNGYGLTETTATATSVPPHLEAPVDEATGTISVGIPTFNCVLRVVDDDGRDLPVGSTGEIVVEGPMVVPAYWNSPERTEEGIPRGRLRTGDVGFMDEGGWFYVVDRKKDMINASGFKVWPREVEDVLYGHPAVREVAVVGAPDAYRGETVKAYVSLVSGGRATEAELTQHCKQQLAAYKYPREIVLVDELPKTATGKILRRRLREEASDE from the coding sequence ATGTCCGGTGTCTACGACGAGCGTCCGTGGCTGGCTCGCTACGCCGAGGGCGAGCCGGGGGACATAACTCCCCGGTACGGGGACATGATCTCCGTGCTGGAGGACACGTGCGAGCGCTTCCCGGAGAGCGTCGCCCTCACCTACTTCGACACCGAGATCAGCTATCGCGAACTGGACGGACTCGCCGACGCGCTGGCCGCGCACCTCGCCGAGCGCGGAGTCGGCGGCGGGGACCGGGTGGCGCTCTACCTGCAGAACATTCCGCAGTTCGGGATAGCGCTGCTCGCGAGCTGGAAGATCGGGGCCATCGTCGTACCGCTGAACCCGATGTATCGCAGCCACGAGCTGACCACCATCCTCGCCGACGCCCAGCCCGCCGCGATCGTTTCCTCGGAGGACGGCTGGCACGACGTGCTCGCTGCCGTCCTGGCGGAGCGCAGCGTGCCCGTCGTGCTCACCACCAGCGAACTCGACTTCGCGGGCAGCGGCACCGCCGCGCCGCTGCGGAACTCAGCGCGCAGGCGCCCGGAGGAAACCGACGACCTCGTGGAGACGGTGCGGGCCCGCGAGGGGAGCGAGCCCCAGCGCGCACGCCTGCACCCGGACGACGTCGCCCTGCTCACCTACACCTCCGGCACGGGAGGGGCGCCGAAGGGCGCGACGAACACGCACCGCAACATCAGCTTCAACGCCCAGGCGTTCACGCAACGGGCCGACGCCGTGGGGGGAGGCATCGTCGCGCTGGCACCGCTGTTCCACATAACGGGGTTGGTCTGCCAGCTGGGAGCGGTGCTCGCCCTGGGCGGCAGGCTGGACCTGCTGTACCGGTTCGAACCGGACACGGTGCTCGAAGTGCTGCGGCGACGGCGACCGCAGTACATGATCGGGCCCTCGACGGCCTACGTCGCCCTGCTGGATCACCCGAGCGCCTCGGCCGAGGACTTCGCCTCCTTCGAGCAGGTGTACTCGGGAGGAGCTCCGCTGCCCGCGGCGCTGGTGGAGCGGTTCCGCTCCCGCTTCGGGCTCTACATCCGCAACGGCTACGGGCTCACCGAGACGACGGCGACCGCGACCTCGGTCCCGCCGCACCTCGAAGCTCCCGTGGATGAGGCGACCGGCACGATCAGCGTCGGGATCCCGACCTTCAACTGCGTGCTGCGCGTGGTCGACGACGACGGGCGGGACCTGCCCGTCGGTTCGACCGGGGAGATCGTCGTCGAAGGGCCGATGGTGGTACCGGCCTACTGGAACAGTCCGGAGCGGACGGAGGAGGGAATTCCGCGGGGCCGGCTGCGCACCGGTGACGTCGGGTTCATGGACGAGGGCGGTTGGTTCTACGTCGTCGACCGGAAGAAGGACATGATCAACGCCTCCGGGTTCAAGGTGTGGCCGCGCGAGGTGGAGGACGTGCTCTACGGCCACCCCGCTGTGCGGGAGGTGGCCGTGGTCGGGGCCCCCGACGCCTACAGGGGCGAAACGGTCAAGGCCTACGTCAGTCTCGTCTCCGGTGGGCGCGCCACCGAGGCCGAACTGACGCAGCACTGCAAGCAGCAGCTGGCGGCGTACAAGTACCCGCGGGAGATAGTGCTCGTCGACGAGCTCCCGAAGACCGCAACGGGCAAGATCCTGCGGCGCCGTCTTCGGGAGGAGGCCAGCGACGAGTGA
- a CDS encoding chitinase yields MRIRRITAALAVAAFPLAFATAPATAATSSEHESPESTELGSSALPEHQLTGYWQNFVNDAEPLRVSDVPADYDLVALAFAQNDPARPGAVRFNVDSGLSNALGGYTDAQLKSDIAAKKAQGTDFVMSIGGAKGSVDLSTEQRVNNFVDSMTGIIEEYGLDGLDIDLESNFDAAGMTSAARQLRQHFGQDFILTMAPQTLYVQQDGSYMPLINNLSDIITVVHTQYYNSGSMFGCAGEVRSQGSVDFITAQACNLLDVLRADQVSLGLPASPSAAGSGYVDPSVVTDALDCLAARTNCGDFVPDQAHPSVSGVMTWSINWDVSNGRDFSRTVADHLDTLPSS; encoded by the coding sequence ATGCGCATTCGCCGAATCACGGCCGCCCTGGCGGTGGCCGCCTTCCCGCTGGCGTTCGCCACGGCGCCGGCAACAGCGGCCACCAGTTCCGAGCACGAGTCCCCCGAGAGCACGGAGCTCGGGAGCTCCGCCCTCCCCGAACACCAGCTCACCGGTTACTGGCAGAACTTCGTCAACGACGCCGAACCGTTACGCGTGAGCGACGTTCCCGCCGATTACGACCTGGTCGCGCTCGCGTTCGCCCAGAACGACCCGGCACGCCCCGGAGCCGTCCGGTTCAACGTGGACTCCGGACTCTCGAACGCCCTCGGCGGTTACACCGACGCCCAGCTCAAGTCGGACATCGCGGCCAAGAAGGCCCAAGGCACTGATTTCGTGATGTCGATAGGCGGCGCCAAGGGCTCGGTCGACCTGAGCACCGAGCAACGCGTGAACAACTTCGTGGACTCGATGACCGGAATCATCGAGGAGTACGGCCTGGACGGGCTGGACATCGACCTGGAAAGCAACTTCGACGCGGCCGGGATGACCAGCGCGGCCAGGCAGCTGCGTCAGCACTTCGGGCAGGACTTCATCCTGACCATGGCCCCGCAGACGCTGTACGTGCAGCAGGACGGGTCGTACATGCCGCTGATCAACAACCTCAGCGACATCATCACCGTGGTGCACACCCAGTACTACAACTCCGGCTCCATGTTCGGCTGCGCGGGCGAAGTACGCAGCCAGGGCTCCGTCGACTTCATCACCGCCCAGGCCTGCAACCTGCTGGACGTGCTGCGCGCGGACCAGGTCTCGCTCGGACTGCCCGCCTCCCCCTCCGCGGCGGGGAGCGGGTACGTCGATCCCTCCGTGGTCACCGACGCGCTGGACTGCCTGGCGGCGCGGACCAACTGCGGCGACTTCGTCCCCGACCAGGCCCACCCCTCCGTCAGCGGAGTCATGACCTGGTCGATCAACTGGGACGTCAGCAACGGCCGCGACTTCTCCCGGACCGTGGCCGATCACCTGGACACCCTGCCGAGCAGCTGA
- a CDS encoding DNA-binding protein gives MTVALETVLARAGLKVTAHEFLTLVEDAAKRLTPAQADPGAHFDESERAALTETGLDLSPLGEEETDPRARSVAEQTVLRDTALSVGQAAERVGVDGSRIRHRVASRRLIGWKDRGGWRLPAWQFTDDDVLPGLETVLAAMPSDQPALVLANFMTTPQEDLELGDRPVSPREWLMAYGDPRRVAELASVIGTPA, from the coding sequence ATGACAGTCGCGCTGGAGACCGTGCTGGCGCGGGCCGGCTTGAAGGTGACCGCGCACGAGTTCCTCACGCTGGTCGAGGACGCGGCCAAACGGCTCACCCCCGCCCAGGCCGACCCCGGCGCGCACTTCGACGAGTCCGAGCGGGCCGCGCTGACCGAGACGGGGCTGGACCTGAGTCCGCTCGGCGAGGAGGAGACCGACCCCAGAGCGCGCTCCGTCGCGGAGCAGACGGTACTGCGCGACACGGCGCTCTCGGTGGGGCAGGCCGCCGAACGCGTCGGCGTGGACGGCAGCCGCATCCGGCACCGCGTGGCCTCGCGCAGGTTGATCGGGTGGAAGGACCGCGGAGGATGGCGGCTTCCCGCCTGGCAGTTCACCGACGACGACGTGCTGCCCGGCCTGGAAACCGTGCTGGCCGCGATGCCGAGCGACCAGCCCGCTCTGGTTCTGGCCAATTTCATGACGACCCCCCAGGAGGACCTGGAATTGGGAGACCGGCCCGTGAGTCCGCGGGAATGGCTGATGGCCTACGGCGATCCTCGGCGCGTGGCCGAGCTCGCCTCGGTCATCGGAACCCCCGCGTAG
- a CDS encoding RES family NAD+ phosphorylase: MARLPQPPTPAALQAVLRRTEDVVALPAGTRLVRVFTSGGNHPQQWDSFRYAGPLPHARFDPHPPTPQGGPAVTREHGVLYFSLSVRTCIAEVFQATSTVDRKTRAPQLVIFRPRRTVRLLDLSGLWPTRAGASQAISNGTKERTQAWARCIRAAHPELDGLWYRSSMDAGHPSVCLWDPPAGTVLPDTPDLLLPLENPGLDLPLGRVCKELSYTMLS, encoded by the coding sequence ATGGCCCGGCTCCCCCAGCCACCAACTCCCGCCGCGCTGCAGGCCGTGCTCCGGCGGACCGAGGACGTCGTAGCGCTTCCCGCCGGGACCAGACTCGTCAGGGTCTTCACCTCCGGTGGCAACCATCCCCAGCAGTGGGACAGCTTTCGCTACGCCGGACCGCTCCCGCACGCGCGATTCGACCCGCACCCGCCCACCCCGCAGGGCGGTCCCGCGGTGACCAGGGAGCACGGCGTGCTGTACTTCTCCCTCTCCGTGCGCACGTGCATAGCCGAAGTCTTCCAGGCGACTTCCACTGTGGACCGCAAAACGCGCGCTCCGCAGCTGGTGATCTTCCGGCCGCGCCGCACGGTGCGGCTGCTGGACCTGTCCGGGCTCTGGCCCACTAGGGCAGGCGCTTCCCAGGCGATCAGCAACGGCACGAAGGAGCGCACCCAGGCCTGGGCACGTTGCATCCGGGCCGCCCACCCCGAGCTGGACGGTCTCTGGTACCGCTCCTCCATGGACGCCGGGCACCCCTCGGTGTGCTTGTGGGATCCCCCCGCCGGAACGGTGCTGCCCGATACCCCGGACCTGCTGCTCCCGCTCGAGAATCCCGGCCTCGATCTTCCGCTCGGCCGGGTGTGCAAGGAGCTCAGCTACACGATGCTCAGCTGA
- a CDS encoding TerC/Alx family metal homeostasis membrane protein → MGVPWWVWLATLGGLVLLLLLDLVIVDRKPHEVGMAEAARWVVFYVGCALLFGVGVWLLGGHEFAVQYFTGYVVEYSLSVDNLFIFMVIMSSFAVPAVHQHRVLLIGIVLALVFRGFFIAVGAQLIARFVWVFFVFGAFLLWTAANMLRNKEESEEPENAVVRWVRKAYPVTEQYHGTKVSVKYDGKRWLTPMFVVIIAIGSSDVMFAVDSIPAIFGITKDSFLVFTANAFALMGLRQLYFLLGNLVDRLVYLSAGLSVILAFIGFKLIVHALHEYGWVPEWFEIGNFLSLGVIVSVLLVTALASLLKSRGEQHATERA, encoded by the coding sequence ATGGGTGTTCCCTGGTGGGTCTGGTTGGCGACCCTGGGTGGTCTGGTCCTGCTGCTGTTGCTGGACCTGGTCATCGTCGACAGGAAACCCCACGAAGTGGGAATGGCGGAAGCGGCCCGCTGGGTGGTTTTCTACGTGGGCTGCGCGCTGCTGTTCGGAGTCGGGGTCTGGCTGCTGGGCGGCCATGAATTCGCCGTGCAGTATTTCACGGGTTACGTGGTGGAATACTCCTTGAGCGTGGACAACCTGTTCATCTTCATGGTGATCATGTCCAGTTTCGCGGTTCCCGCCGTTCACCAGCACCGCGTGCTGCTGATCGGAATCGTTCTCGCGCTGGTCTTCCGCGGGTTCTTCATCGCGGTCGGGGCGCAACTGATCGCGAGGTTCGTCTGGGTGTTCTTCGTCTTCGGCGCTTTCCTGCTCTGGACCGCGGCGAACATGCTCCGGAACAAGGAGGAGAGCGAGGAGCCCGAGAACGCCGTGGTGCGCTGGGTGCGCAAGGCCTACCCGGTCACCGAGCAGTACCACGGCACGAAGGTGTCGGTGAAGTACGACGGCAAGCGGTGGCTCACGCCGATGTTCGTCGTCATCATCGCCATCGGAAGTTCCGACGTGATGTTCGCCGTGGACTCCATTCCGGCGATTTTCGGAATCACCAAGGACTCCTTCCTGGTGTTCACGGCCAACGCTTTCGCCCTGATGGGGTTGCGCCAGTTGTACTTCCTGCTGGGCAATCTCGTCGATCGGCTCGTTTATCTGTCGGCCGGTCTCTCGGTGATTCTGGCCTTCATCGGTTTCAAGCTGATCGTGCACGCCCTGCACGAGTACGGCTGGGTTCCCGAGTGGTTCGAGATCGGGAACTTCCTCTCGCTCGGTGTCATAGTTTCCGTGCTGCTGGTGACCGCGCTGGCGAGCTTGCTGAAGTCCCGCGGGGAACAGCACGCCACGGAGCGGGCCTGA
- a CDS encoding alpha/beta fold hydrolase: MLPSRRHAPSFTLLSVVLIALIVAGVALWSSDDESVRQPSRISVRHAKIDVLDGPQRQQRVQLDLTLFAPSSTPAPSVVLAHGFTGDKTELVGPARRLAARGFTVLTYSSRGFGDSTGKIALNSPDYEVTDARQLLDWMARQPEVATQGEGDPLVGVGGISYGGALSMLLAGNDPRVDAIAPMATYNDLSEAVLPNAASQHPIPASTAAHGAEGAPGVFKHLWARKLFQMATGDPTSASPAPSSTTTSTSAEPPPSAPPGDEPLTCENFVERLCRAYTELASTGRAGESTSRLLAAASPTTVTDNVDVPTLLVQRQDDALFGLEQADANARQITAAGGAVKMLWVDERADRGFSPAVWEQVGDWFSRRLHDPGESRDAEPTSAFSYQLAEETDGGSGTERSTLVSERYPGLEEGSVPRFALPLRGEATEVINPPGGSANSSSAPRNNGSGGQDGSSSGATTSPANTPAPEEDERPAAQTAVFDTRRSEQDVRITGVPQFELSVSSVPEQPGGDTAVLFARLLDVGPDGSRTPLGRSSAAIRVSGLAENGAPSTVDVALSPTVHTLETGHRLRLRLSTTDAAYSSPEAPAVHRVAPAGRNTISLPSVPAEPVEAAAPPYGALIGIGTFTLLITAGAVLAIRFGRSHGQPLDPELTHVPLSVEGIGKSYPRSPDAVRDLSLRVDPGQVVGLLGPNGAGKTTLLRIVLGLSRPEEGCVRVFGRGIAPGAPVLSRVGGLVESPGLLPHLTGLENLRSHWEATGRPLEQARLDEVVRIAALGEFANHKVSTYGPGMRQRVALAQAMLGMPDLLVLDEPMNALDPAHTQRMREVLREYASTGRSVLLSSHLLDEVEKTCTHVVVLREGRRVAGGTTEELIAADSITAFHVDQPDRAARTLEGLEGIGEVEVRSDVVYAELAGHPTAIAVNALVESGVSINRVGPHRKLEDAFLELVGEDR; this comes from the coding sequence GTGCTTCCGTCCCGTCGCCATGCTCCGAGCTTCACGCTGCTCTCGGTCGTCCTGATCGCACTGATCGTGGCCGGGGTGGCCCTGTGGTCCTCGGACGACGAATCGGTTCGACAACCGTCGCGCATCAGCGTCCGTCACGCCAAGATCGACGTACTGGACGGGCCGCAACGCCAGCAACGCGTCCAACTGGACCTCACGCTGTTCGCCCCCTCGTCCACTCCTGCCCCGAGCGTGGTGCTGGCGCACGGCTTCACCGGGGACAAGACGGAGCTCGTCGGACCGGCTCGAAGACTCGCCGCCCGCGGGTTCACCGTGCTGACGTATTCCTCGCGCGGGTTCGGGGACAGCACGGGAAAGATCGCGCTGAACTCCCCGGACTACGAGGTGACCGACGCGCGGCAGCTGCTGGACTGGATGGCCAGGCAACCCGAGGTCGCGACTCAGGGCGAGGGCGATCCGCTGGTCGGCGTCGGCGGGATCTCCTACGGTGGCGCGCTGAGCATGCTGCTGGCGGGCAACGACCCGCGGGTCGACGCCATAGCTCCGATGGCCACCTACAACGACCTCTCCGAAGCAGTGCTGCCGAACGCGGCCTCGCAGCACCCGATCCCGGCCTCGACCGCCGCGCACGGAGCCGAGGGAGCTCCGGGAGTGTTCAAGCACCTCTGGGCGCGCAAGCTGTTCCAGATGGCCACGGGGGATCCGACCTCCGCGTCCCCGGCCCCGTCGAGCACGACGACGTCGACATCCGCGGAACCTCCCCCGAGCGCTCCACCGGGCGACGAGCCGCTGACGTGCGAGAACTTCGTCGAACGACTCTGCAGGGCCTACACCGAGCTGGCCAGCACCGGACGGGCGGGCGAAAGCACGTCACGGTTGCTCGCGGCGGCCTCGCCCACGACGGTCACGGACAACGTGGACGTGCCGACACTGCTGGTCCAGCGCCAGGACGACGCCCTGTTCGGACTCGAACAGGCCGACGCGAACGCGCGGCAGATCACCGCTGCCGGCGGCGCGGTGAAGATGCTCTGGGTGGACGAGCGCGCGGACCGCGGCTTCTCCCCCGCCGTGTGGGAACAGGTCGGGGACTGGTTCTCCCGCAGGCTGCACGACCCGGGTGAGTCCCGCGACGCCGAGCCCACGAGCGCGTTCTCGTACCAACTGGCGGAGGAGACCGACGGCGGCTCCGGAACGGAGCGGAGCACGCTGGTGTCCGAACGCTACCCGGGGCTCGAGGAAGGCTCCGTGCCACGCTTCGCCCTCCCACTGCGGGGCGAGGCCACGGAAGTGATCAACCCTCCCGGCGGCAGCGCCAACTCGTCCTCCGCGCCGCGGAACAACGGTTCGGGCGGGCAGGACGGCTCCTCCTCCGGCGCGACCACCTCCCCGGCCAACACCCCGGCTCCGGAGGAGGACGAACGACCCGCGGCGCAGACGGCCGTCTTCGACACCCGGCGCTCGGAGCAGGACGTGCGGATAACGGGAGTCCCCCAGTTCGAGCTGTCGGTGTCCTCCGTGCCGGAACAGCCCGGCGGCGACACCGCCGTGCTCTTCGCCAGGCTCCTCGACGTCGGACCGGACGGATCACGAACGCCGCTCGGCAGGAGCAGCGCCGCCATCCGCGTGAGCGGTCTCGCCGAGAACGGCGCTCCGAGCACGGTCGATGTCGCGCTGTCGCCGACCGTGCACACCCTCGAGACCGGCCACCGGTTACGCCTGCGGCTGAGCACGACCGACGCCGCCTACTCCTCCCCGGAGGCGCCCGCCGTCCACCGGGTCGCCCCGGCGGGAAGGAACACGATTTCACTGCCCTCGGTCCCCGCCGAGCCCGTGGAGGCGGCGGCACCCCCCTACGGGGCACTGATCGGGATCGGCACGTTCACGCTCCTGATCACCGCCGGTGCGGTGCTGGCGATCCGATTCGGCCGTTCGCACGGCCAGCCACTCGATCCGGAGCTCACCCACGTTCCCCTGTCCGTGGAGGGGATCGGCAAGTCCTATCCGCGCAGCCCCGATGCCGTGCGGGACCTGTCCCTGCGCGTCGACCCCGGGCAGGTCGTGGGACTGCTCGGACCGAACGGCGCGGGCAAGACCACCCTGCTGCGCATCGTCCTCGGGCTGAGCAGACCCGAGGAGGGGTGTGTCCGGGTGTTCGGGCGCGGAATCGCACCGGGCGCCCCCGTGCTGTCCCGCGTGGGCGGCTTGGTGGAGTCGCCGGGACTGCTGCCGCACCTGACCGGGCTGGAAAACCTGCGCAGCCACTGGGAGGCGACCGGGCGCCCGCTCGAGCAGGCCAGGCTGGACGAGGTCGTGCGCATCGCCGCTCTCGGCGAGTTCGCCAACCACAAGGTCAGCACCTACGGACCGGGCATGCGGCAGCGCGTCGCCCTGGCCCAGGCGATGCTGGGCATGCCCGATCTGCTCGTGCTCGACGAGCCGATGAACGCGTTGGATCCGGCACACACCCAGCGGATGCGCGAGGTGCTCCGCGAGTACGCGAGCACGGGACGTTCGGTGCTGTTGTCCAGCCACCTGCTCGACGAGGTCGAAAAGACCTGCACCCACGTGGTGGTGCTCCGCGAAGGGCGTCGCGTGGCAGGCGGGACGACGGAGGAACTGATCGCCGCGGACTCGATCACCGCGTTCCACGTGGACCAGCCCGACCGCGCCGCGCGGACGCTCGAGGGACTCGAGGGGATCGGCGAGGTGGAGGTCCGCTCCGATGTGGTCTACGCCGAACTCGCCGGTCACCCGACCGCGATCGCCGTGAACGCCTTGGTGGAATCCGGGGTTTCGATCAACCGGGTAGGCCCTCACCGCAAGCTCGAGGACGCGTTCCTGGAACTCGTCGGAGAGGACCGCTGA